A window of Heliomicrobium undosum genomic DNA:
CACCGCCAGGTCGACGCCCCGTTCTAACGTCTCTACACGTGTTCCCTCGATGTGGGCCTGGGTCAGCTTTGTTCGAACCACCATCTCCGCATAGGTGGAGAGGTTCCATCGGCGACCAGCCCGGTCAACGATGCCCACCCAGGCTTCGCTATTTAGCTTGGCCGACAGCCCTTTTTGCGTGAGGTCATCGACGATTGTCTTCTTCATGCTCTGACGGCCCATCTGTTCCAAGGCTTTTTGGCGTAATGTCTCGCTGACGGCGGTTCGCACAAGCTGCTTTACTTTTCGCTCGGTGTTTTGCGTGGCCATCAAGAGGTCCGTATAGGTGTCGCTGATAAGGGCGTCAACCCGTTCTCTCGCCAGCATGGAAAAAGAAATGGACGATGCCGCCTCCGATATCGAGGTTGCATCGCCCAATGTGAGGATGGTCTGCGCCTGGGCCTCTGTGAAGGATTCTTTGATTACCGCTTCGCACCAGGATTTCGTGGCGCCATCTAGGTCTCGTAGGATCACCATGATTTGACTGAGCAACGATTCGGCGTAGGCTTTTTCCAACCCGCCCGATGCTGAAATGACCTTTAGCCGTTCGACGATCTCTGCGAACGCCTTCTTGTAATAGCTCATCAGCCGTTTGACGTCCCGTTCATATACGGGTTTTGGAATCATCCGTCATCACCGGGCTGCTGAAAGATGGCCGGATCGGCCACCGCTTCCTCGTCATTCATCCGCTTCAGTTCCGCTTCGGCCTGTTCTTCCGTCAAATCGTCAAGCCACATGAGGGCTGATTTTTGAGAGATCGTCGCCTTGCCGCCAGTACGGATGGACATGATGTTCGCCATTTCCGTCTCATCGTCGGGCAGGCCGTCCTTGAATTTAACCTTGGGGATGGTCACTTCGTAATCCTGCGGCCCTTTGCAGGCGACTTCGAGAAGCTGGGCGATCAAAAGGACTCGCTTCAAGGTCTTGTTGTAATACTGGCGCTTACGGTTGATCTTCGCCAGGATGGAGTTTAACCGCCATTTGATCGCCAGGCCCGAGGCACCGCTGGTTCCTGCATCGCCGGAGCCCAAAGCGATTTCGGGGATTTCAGCGTTGATGAGCAGCAGCTTCACCAGCTTGTCCAGTTCGGTAAAGGCCGCCTGGAGTTGGCCGTCCCAGGTGATGTACTGCGGGACCACTTCGTCTTTGCTCATGACCTCAAAGACTTTATCTACACCCACCCGAAAGATGGGATTGCCCAGTTCGTCCTCGCCGAGGGTACCCGCCGGAACCGCCATGGCCGGATCTGCATGTTTATCTAGGATAGAGGCGATCTGCGAGAGCCGGTGGTTGATTTCATCGAATAGCGGTTTGTTCTCGCTGAGGTCGTCGATACCTTCCCAGCAATCGTCCGTGGCGTAGTTGGGCACGTGAACGACCAACGGATAGGGGACGCCCGTAAGCACTTCCCGCCGTTCGCCAGGAAGCTCCGCGTAAATCTTCCATTCGTTGATTTCATTATCGACCGTGACAACAATCGGCTCCATCTTGTACTTGGCGTAGACGATCCGTCCAGGATAATGGCTTTCGACATTCAGGACCCAATCCTCGCTGTCGCCGCATTTCACCAGCACCGGGTAGGCGATGTGAACGGCGATCATCCGGTTGGCGTCTCCCGGTGCCGTTTCGGGGAAGACAAACTCCGGATTCTGGGCTTCAATGATCACCCGGAAGGGATCCACATCCTTGCCCACCGCCCCGCCGTACTCTTGGCCGTAGCGAATTTTGTAAAAGGAATCTCCCCGATAGGCGTTGGACAGCGCGCTCTCATAGTTGAGGATGTGGAGGTCATTGGTGTCGAGAAGCCGTTCGATTGCCGTCTGCTCTGCGGAGTTGTCGCTCTTTCCGGCGGAGAAGGTCGGTTGCTCGCCAAATAAAAAATCGGCTGATTTCTTGCAAATCACACCGGGGAGGTTCGTGGAAATATAGAGCAGTTCGTTTTGCCTGCGCGAAAGTTTGTTTTGAACCCGCTGGAATACGTCGAAGTGCTTGCCGAGAAACAGCTTTTTGTTCTCCCGATATCGCCGAATCCGCTCCCGATGCTCTGGTGCCGGGTAGTAAGCGCCAATGGAGAAGATGGACAATTGCTGACCTCCCTTCCACTTTTTTCACCCACCATGTAGGGCCGTGGCGGGATTTTACAATCCAACTGGTTTTTGATGGAACGTCCGCCGCCGTCCACCGCCGCAGAGTTCAACGGCCATCTGCAAGGCGTCGGGCAGATCGTCGTGGTCATGGTTCGGGAACTGCTCCAACTGCTCCAGCAGGATACGCTGGTGCTTCATGAACCGGAGAATCCCCTGTTCGATAATGGGCTCCAGCGACTCGATCCGTTCTTCCTTCTTGGTCTTGCTGGTGACCGCTTTGAGCTTAGTCGAGTAAATGCCTTCCTTAGCCATTCGCTCTCGGGCCTGACGGAACAGGTCGAACTGGGCTTGGACGGTCTCGATGGCGAAAATCCGGGGCCGATACTTACCGATTTTGTTGATGACCTCAAGAAGCGCCTCATGGGCCGGGCACTTCCTCGCCCAGGTCTCCACGACATACAGGATGCCGGTCCGCCGGTCCCGCCCGATGACAACGATGGCGTTGTAATCTGAACGGTTATTCTTGCCCATCGCGATGTCCCAGGCTCCGAAGTAGTCCAGGGGAACAGGCCGGCCCATTTTGTCACGCAGTTCCGGGTAGTCGAAGAAGGTAAACATGGACGGTTTGAAGATTTGGGTCTCTTCGTCGATGGGGTTGTTGAGGTACTCGGAACCGAAGGCCCGGGAGCCGATATTGACCTTCTCGATCATCAGCCGCGAATAAGAAAAGCGTCCCGGCCATAAGACCTCGACGCCCTGATCCATTTCTTCTTGATTTGTCTGGTAGAACGCGATGGCAACATCCAGCCGGGTTTCGTTCTCTGGATTGCGGCAGGTCGATTCGAACTGCTCCCACAGGTCGCCCCGTTCCGGCGGAGATACGATGGCGGAGTAGGTGCGCGATTCAAAGTCCGACCGCTGCAAGACCGTGGGGAGTAAGCCCCGCGCATGAACGATGGTGCCCATGTAGATGAAGGCTGTCTTGGCCGGGTCGCCAATCGGCATAACGACGGAGTTGAACCAGTGCAAGTTTTTATCCCGTAACTCTGGCGTGTTGGTGTTCTTCGCCGATTCCAAATCATCGAGGATGACCAAGTCCGGCCGGTATGAGCCGTTCCGCTTACCTCGTAGCTGCTTCCCCATTGATGCCGCCTCGACGAGGATGCCGGTACGGGTAAGGAACGCCTCCTGATTGTCCCGTTCGTTCATGGCCTTACGGTCTGAAAGTAACTCGCCGAAATCGTCCCGTAGCTTCTGATTGAATTTGAGCTGCAGCGAGATCCATTCGATGAACTTCTTGGCCATCGAATCCGTTTCCGAGATGATGAGGATGTACTTTCGCTTATTGAAGACGATTTCATGAACGGGAAAGCCGTTGGAGAGGTAGGCCGACTTGGCGTGGCCCCGTGGGGCGGCCCAGGCGATCCGGGCCGTGGGGTTGTCGATAGAGACCACGCGAAGGAGATCGCAGAGTTCCCGGTGGAATCGAGGGGCGTCGTCGATAGTGGTGCCTACCGGAATGAGGTTCTGCTCGTTTGCTGGGTTTTTGTCGTCAGAAAAATACTCGTACATGAAGAACAGGACATCAAACTCCGACCGGTCGATCCGCCGGAGCCGGTACAGCTCTTTGAGATCGGCGATATACTCGGTCTGCATGGTGGGGCTCAATTCTTGCTTGGCTCGAACCTCGTCAAATAGCTGGACGCGCTGTTCTAACAGTTCCATTCGTTGCTGGCGTTCCATGCGATCGAGGATGTTTATGGGTTAGTTCACCTCCGAGGATTTTTGAGGAAAACAAAAAAAAGACGCTCCAGATTCAATCTGAAGCGCCTAAGTTCGACAGCGTTTTTCCTGTTAAAAGCCATTTTTGTGCAGTTATTCACTATATCCACAGAAAAACACTATATTCCTGTTGATAAAGCGAAAAATTTTGCAAAAAGATGTCGAGGGCACGCGTCGGTATATCGTCATATCGACATATTGTTGCTATCATGGAAAAAAAACCACAAAGCTAGGAGGTTGATTCTGATGAAATTAGGTCCTTGGGAGATAAATTTTTCTCCTCATCTTGAAGAATTGGGCAACGTTCTGGTGACAGATGACGGAAACCAGCTAAAGGTATACTGGCAAGATACCTTAATTGCCCACCTGGTCATCGTCGAAGATATCCTTTCTTATCAAGGCGTTTGCCGGATGAATCTTCTTCCCGGACAAACTTTCATCCAGCTATGTTTGGATGACATCGAAAAGGTTATTGCCGAACTTAATTAAGTTCCAGGCTTCCCGACAAACCGCCGCCGTACATGAAAAAGACAAGCCCTCACAGACTAATCGTCAGGAGGGCGATGGCATGAGTCGTTTGAAGAGTTCTCCGAGGCGACGTATCTTGCCCACAATCTCTGCTGGCCGGTTGAAGCCGCCGGTTAGAAACCGCACACCTGTCACGATTGTTCGCAAAGCAACTGAGCCAAGCGTTAGGTCTGAAATCCCGACTGCGCTCAAGTATGCGGCGGTTATGGTCGTGACTTTCATCGCCATGGCGGCTATGGTCTCGCTCGTCGGCAATATCCTGTTGCGGTTGTACTTTTCCCTTACGTCTGGCAGTGGTTCACCGTCCCCCATGTAGCTTATTTGGCGGCGTGGTGAGGTTGGCTCAAACGGTCTCTGGCAGAGAGTAATGGTGTTTCAGCCATTGCCCAGTCGCGATATCCCTGCCGGATGATATCGAAGTAACTGTTCGACGGGGCTTGGTAGTGAAAGCCCTTGTTCATCCGATAGACGAAGGCGTTTACTGGCCCTTCTTTGGTGCTGACGGAAATGAGTTGGCGCTGATACAGAAACGGATATCCCTCGTAGCGATCAAGGGCGATCAAATCATCCCAACTGACTTTATACAAGGCCCCTTCTACCCGGCGTCCTTTGGTAGGTTGGATATCTGCGACGCCGTTGCCCCGATAATTCCCCCGAAAGGTCAAGGAAAAGTCGTGAGCCGTTGCCCTCGCAACCGGTTGGCTGTCTGGGCAGCGGTTTTTCATTTGCTCTTGGTGAAGGTTGGAGCCATAAGCGAAGTAAAGGATGGGAACGAAGCGGGGTACATTGTGTTTTATCGTCATTTTCCCCTTGCTGATTAATGAATGGGTATCCAGTCGATGGCGGTGACCAGGCAGAGCCGCTGCAGTTCTCGAAGGAAGGATTCACAGTCGCTGAAGGAAATCTCCCGGCCCGTTTGAAGGATGACCCGCTGCTGGACGGCGGCCATGAAATCCTCGACGGTGGAGGAATTGTCCCAAGAATCGGTCCAAAGGTTGCGAACCACATCGTCGAATGTATTGCCTTCGATGACCAGCCCATCCCGAAGTTGTACTCGAATCGTCGATTGGAGCATATTGTGCCCTCCTCGTGTTATTGGGGGTTGGGAGCCGGGTTATGCCACCCGGCTCTGAAAATGTTGGCGTCGCTCCGTTTGAAATACGAAGGCTTGGCCGTATTCGTTATCCAGGCATCCGGCCTTGTAGTCGCCGAATATCATCCGGCGAAAGCGCCGTTCCTGCTTGTCCAGATCAACCGCATCCCGGTCATGGGTGACTCGGATTTTCTGTTCCATCGCCCGTTCCACCATGGCCTGGGTGAAGGTGACCCATTGGATTCCCTTATTCGGTTCCAGGGTGCCGCCGTGCTGCCGGAACTCGATGGTGCCGTGGACCCAGAAGGATTGGAAGTTCAACTTGATGTATCGCGATTGGAAGATCCCGCCGAGTTGATTCATCGTCGTGGCTGCTGCCATCTGGTCGATCTGTGTTTGCTCGATGGATTTGCAGTAGCGGTTGAAGTTACCGCGGCGGCTCGGCGGAACCAGCATGTCGATCCATTTTTCGAACTTGTAATACATGGCGAAAAGATTTTTGAATCCGTCAAGGTTCAGGTCGTTGGCTCCGTGGTGTACATGGAATCCGCAGGTCTTGTCCACCTTCGCCCCGATTGCCGTCAGGATGGCAAGCACCCGGCCTAACTCCGCCAAGCCCTCTTTGCCCTTGAGGATCGGTGATACCAGTTCGTGGCCACCTTCTGAGTTCCCCGTTCCGGTCTTATTAACGCTGCTATCATAAACCAGTTTCCAATGCCGCCGGGTCGTATGATTGTAAGATTCGTGCTTCACATCGATGCCTTCGGCGGTGAGCGCCTCGATGACCCGGTCGTAGCGAACCCCGAAAAACTCGATTTCTACGCCGAAGGTCCGAT
This region includes:
- the terL gene encoding phage terminase large subunit, translating into MELLEQRVQLFDEVRAKQELSPTMQTEYIADLKELYRLRRIDRSEFDVLFFMYEYFSDDKNPANEQNLIPVGTTIDDAPRFHRELCDLLRVVSIDNPTARIAWAAPRGHAKSAYLSNGFPVHEIVFNKRKYILIISETDSMAKKFIEWISLQLKFNQKLRDDFGELLSDRKAMNERDNQEAFLTRTGILVEAASMGKQLRGKRNGSYRPDLVILDDLESAKNTNTPELRDKNLHWFNSVVMPIGDPAKTAFIYMGTIVHARGLLPTVLQRSDFESRTYSAIVSPPERGDLWEQFESTCRNPENETRLDVAIAFYQTNQEEMDQGVEVLWPGRFSYSRLMIEKVNIGSRAFGSEYLNNPIDEETQIFKPSMFTFFDYPELRDKMGRPVPLDYFGAWDIAMGKNNRSDYNAIVVIGRDRRTGILYVVETWARKCPAHEALLEVINKIGKYRPRIFAIETVQAQFDLFRQARERMAKEGIYSTKLKAVTSKTKKEERIESLEPIIEQGILRFMKHQRILLEQLEQFPNHDHDDLPDALQMAVELCGGGRRRTFHQKPVGL
- a CDS encoding amidoligase family protein → MQRSTLNPNRTFGVEIEFFGVRYDRVIEALTAEGIDVKHESYNHTTRRHWKLVYDSSVNKTGTGNSEGGHELVSPILKGKEGLAELGRVLAILTAIGAKVDKTCGFHVHHGANDLNLDGFKNLFAMYYKFEKWIDMLVPPSRRGNFNRYCKSIEQTQIDQMAAATTMNQLGGIFQSRYIKLNFQSFWVHGTIEFRQHGGTLEPNKGIQWVTFTQAMVERAMEQKIRVTHDRDAVDLDKQERRFRRMIFGDYKAGCLDNEYGQAFVFQTERRQHFQSRVA
- a CDS encoding gamma-glutamylcyclotransferase family protein encodes the protein MTIKHNVPRFVPILYFAYGSNLHQEQMKNRCPDSQPVARATAHDFSLTFRGNYRGNGVADIQPTKGRRVEGALYKVSWDDLIALDRYEGYPFLYQRQLISVSTKEGPVNAFVYRMNKGFHYQAPSNSYFDIIRQGYRDWAMAETPLLSARDRLSQPHHAAK
- a CDS encoding phage portal protein; amino-acid sequence: MSIFSIGAYYPAPEHRERIRRYRENKKLFLGKHFDVFQRVQNKLSRRQNELLYISTNLPGVICKKSADFLFGEQPTFSAGKSDNSAEQTAIERLLDTNDLHILNYESALSNAYRGDSFYKIRYGQEYGGAVGKDVDPFRVIIEAQNPEFVFPETAPGDANRMIAVHIAYPVLVKCGDSEDWVLNVESHYPGRIVYAKYKMEPIVVTVDNEINEWKIYAELPGERREVLTGVPYPLVVHVPNYATDDCWEGIDDLSENKPLFDEINHRLSQIASILDKHADPAMAVPAGTLGEDELGNPIFRVGVDKVFEVMSKDEVVPQYITWDGQLQAAFTELDKLVKLLLINAEIPEIALGSGDAGTSGASGLAIKWRLNSILAKINRKRQYYNKTLKRVLLIAQLLEVACKGPQDYEVTIPKVKFKDGLPDDETEMANIMSIRTGGKATISQKSALMWLDDLTEEQAEAELKRMNDEEAVADPAIFQQPGDDG
- a CDS encoding phage minor capsid protein; its protein translation is MSYYKKAFAEIVERLKVISASGGLEKAYAESLLSQIMVILRDLDGATKSWCEAVIKESFTEAQAQTILTLGDATSISEAASSISFSMLARERVDALISDTYTDLLMATQNTERKVKQLVRTAVSETLRQKALEQMGRQSMKKTIVDDLTQKGLSAKLNSEAWVGIVDRAGRRWNLSTYAEMVVRTKLTQAHIEGTRVETLERGVDLAVVSSHGAKDACRTFEGLVISLHGLTPGYLTYDQLRSTGKIFHPNCQHHVSPVRDMGLLPERLREKHREKAIEAQKALRN